The Trypanosoma brucei gambiense DAL972 chromosome 10, complete sequence genome has a segment encoding these proteins:
- a CDS encoding gamma-glutamylcysteine synthetase, putative,(fragment): MGLLTTGGQPLQWGTEENNRAKEYVSAHGIQQFLWVYNKQKELPDFPFLWGDEIEHQLVRLEGRKVKLSLNAADVIKRLSQSSGESTAEWRPEYGSFMVESLPGKPYSSNVDSLCSVEVNMRRRYHMLDAAAGDNTFAVTLVTFPLMGVGGFTTSTETESPCSQSLFVPDACINDSHPRFKALTNNIRLRRGRKVCIQVPMFIDRYTMERTVDPRVNIDLHPRNVEIVCTFSGEKTGSKGKKFSCDTITPKRVPLENEAVTNMTHLYTPVTHYYYAQYFQNLQAERVKQRYQACPCPVPSVNHPCIYMDCMAFGMGCNCLQLTMQLPNEAQARHIYDQLGILCPLFLALSSATPFQKGILCESDVRWLTITASVDDRKYEEVPHIIKSRYDSISVFVSSLTPNLEEFNDEVLRINDSYYNLLTREGVDSRLATHIAHLFIRDPLVIYDQMIDIDDHTHVDHFENIQSTNWQTVRLKVPVLDSTLGWRVEFRVMDVMPTPFENAAYSVFVVLLTRAIMRFGAVFYTKLSIVDENMGRAHNINPCQQHYIMRRDIFASKVTTDPSENCELTVGEVINGKPGEYYGLIPLVRRYLEEENIQSDVVEGYLNFISKRACGEIPTAAQYLRNFVKKHPDYREDSRLTEQIAHDVVNHVHQLACGGNASESMIGAYKLGSKRQREG, translated from the coding sequence GAAAACAATCGTGCCAAAGAGTACGTGTCAGCACATGGCATTCAACAGTTTCTGTGGGTGTacaacaaacagaaggagCTACCTGATTTCCCGTTTCTATGGGGAGACGAAATTGAACACCAGCTCGTGCGCCTTGAGGGCCGCAAGGTCAAACTATCGCTTAACGCTGCGGACGTTATCAAACGCCTTAGTCAAAGCAGCGGCGAGAGTACTGCAGAATGGCGCCCAGAATATGGGAGCTTTATGGTCGAGAGCCTCCCCGGCAAGCCATACTCGTCGAATGTGGATTCATTGTGTTCTGTGGAAGTAAACATGCGGCGGCGTTACCATATGTTGGACGCTGCCGCTGGTGACAACACATTCGCTGTTACGTTGGTCACGTTTCCATTGATGGGTGTTGGTGGTTTCACCACGTCAACGGAAACCGAATCACCGTGCTCCCAGTCTCTTTTCGTACCGGATGCGTGTATCAATGATTCTCATCCTCGCTTCAAGGCTCTCACGAACAATATTCGTCTACGCCGTGGACGAAAGGTTTGCATTCAGGTACCGATGTTTATTGACAGGTACACCATGGAGAGGACGGTGGACCCGCGTGTAAATATTGATCTACATCCCCGTAACGTTGAAATTGTTTGTACGTTTTCGGGTGAGAAGACTGGttcgaagggaaagaaattttCATGTGATACCATCACTCCGAAACGCGTTCCTCTAGAAAATGAAGCAGTAACGAATATGACACATCTTTACACCCCTGTTACGCACTACTACTATGCTCAATACTTTCAAAACCTTCAGGCGGAGCGAGTGAAGCAGCGGTACCAGGCTTGCCCCTGTCCCGTTCCATCCGTAAACCACCCTTGCATTTACATGGATTGTATGGCCTTTGGGATGGGCTGCAACTGCCTTCAGCTTACCATGCAGCTTCCTAATGAAGCGCAGGCGCGTCATATATACGACCAACTGGGGATATTATGCCCTTTATTTCTTGCCTTAAGCTCAGCAACCCCGTTTCAAAAGGGCATTCTCTGCGAGTCGGACGTTCGCTGGTTGACGATCACCGCCTCCGTTGATGACCGCAAGTATGAGGAGGTGCCGCACATTATCAAGTCGCGTTATGACTCAATTTCTGTATTTGTCAGTTCATTGACGCCAAACCTGGAGGAGTTCAACGACGAGGTGCTCAGGATAAACGACTCTTATTACAATTTACTCACTAGGGAAGGTGTGGACTCCCGTTTGGCCACACATATTGCACATCTCTTCATTCGAGACCCTCTTGTCATCTACGACCAGATGATAGACATAGACGACCACACACACGTGGACCACTTTGAAAATATTCAAAGCACAAATTGGCAAACTGTTCGTTTGAAAGTTCCCGTGCTTGACAGCACGCTTGGGTGGCGTGTGGAGTTTCGTGTAATGGACGTGATGCCAACACCATTTGAAAACGCAGCATACTCTGTTTTCGTTGTGTTACTTACGCGTGCCATTATGAGGTTTGGTGCCGTTTTTTACACAAAATTAAGCATTGTTGATGAAAATATGGGCCGTGCGCACAACATCAACCCGTGCCAGCAGCATTATATCATGAGGCGTGACATATTCGCATCCAAAGTAACTACTGATCCCAGCGAAAACTGTGAGCTCACTGTTGGGGAAGTTATCAATGGAAAGCCTGGTGAGTACTATGGCCTAATTCCACTTGTTCGTCGGTATctagaggaggaaaacattCAAAGCGATGTGGTCGAGGGCTACTTAAACTTTATTTCTAAACGAGCGTGTGGGGAGATACCAACAGCGGCGCAGTACTTGAGGAACTTTGTTAAGAAGCACCCTGACTACAGGGAAGATTCGCGATTGACAGAACAGATTGCCCATGATGTTGTTAACCACGTTCATCAGCTCGCGTGCGGTGGTAATGCGAGCGAGTCGATGATTGGTGCTTATAAATTGGGGAGTAAAAGACAACGCGAAGGGTGA